A genomic region of Desulfosarcina ovata subsp. ovata contains the following coding sequences:
- a CDS encoding glycosyltransferase family 4 protein → MTIEKQLIHICNVIEEGRFGGPARRIVQVAKALKQHGVETIVVYPRYDSKILSQEVFKADISSNALVITRLSKEKQILAKYIFCFFIEIYCLWRFFRKNTFDLIHVNGSYQFKAAIAARLSGNPVVWHLNDTYAPSILKKVFHCVAPICADGFIIAGKRVFSYYIKGRSLAEKPVQEVHAPVDMTLFDPSNYSEHVRGKNEDVVIGTVSSVNPAKGLEYFVDTAIEVINRCPNVRFLIAGAILNSQKQYFEMIQRKLNNFSEAGKITFCGLIEDVPEFISKLDICLFSSVTEASPTSIWEAMAMAKPIVTTDVGSVNQHLKNGVSGFVVPVRDSNALANRTLDLINQPDLRKKFGKNARRYAVKYLGIDAAAQKHKEIYKIILEKNI, encoded by the coding sequence GCCGTTTTGGAGGCCCTGCACGTCGAATCGTACAAGTAGCCAAGGCCTTGAAACAACATGGTGTTGAGACAATTGTTGTTTACCCGAGATATGACTCTAAGATTTTATCCCAGGAAGTGTTCAAGGCCGATATATCAAGCAATGCTCTTGTGATCACGCGGCTGAGCAAGGAAAAGCAAATCCTCGCCAAGTATATATTTTGTTTTTTTATTGAAATCTATTGTCTCTGGAGATTTTTCAGAAAGAATACTTTTGACTTGATTCATGTTAACGGATCATACCAGTTTAAAGCGGCAATTGCAGCAAGGTTATCCGGGAACCCGGTTGTTTGGCATCTGAATGATACCTATGCGCCATCAATTTTAAAAAAAGTGTTTCATTGTGTCGCTCCTATATGTGCAGACGGATTTATCATAGCCGGGAAAAGAGTGTTTTCTTACTATATCAAAGGGAGGTCACTGGCTGAAAAGCCTGTCCAGGAGGTTCATGCGCCTGTTGATATGACCCTTTTCGATCCTTCCAATTATTCAGAGCATGTAAGAGGGAAAAATGAAGATGTTGTCATTGGAACGGTTTCAAGCGTGAATCCTGCAAAGGGGCTGGAGTATTTTGTCGATACGGCTATTGAGGTGATCAACCGGTGCCCAAATGTAAGATTTCTTATCGCTGGAGCTATTTTAAATAGCCAGAAACAATATTTTGAAATGATTCAGAGAAAACTAAACAACTTTTCCGAGGCCGGAAAAATAACATTTTGCGGCCTTATAGAAGATGTTCCCGAGTTTATTTCAAAGCTTGATATTTGTCTGTTTTCTTCTGTTACCGAGGCCAGTCCCACATCAATATGGGAGGCAATGGCCATGGCCAAACCTATCGTGACGACTGACGTGGGTTCCGTCAATCAACACCTGAAAAACGGCGTATCCGGATTTGTTGTCCCTGTTAGGGATTCAAACGCCCTGGCAAACAGGACACTGGACTTGATAAACCAGCCTGATTTGAGAAAAAAATTCGGTAAAAATGCCAGAAGATATGCTGTCAAATATTTAGGCATTGACGCCGCTGCCCAAAAGCATAAAGAAATTTATAAAATCATTCTTGAAAAGAATATTTAG